The following coding sequences are from one Cydia splendana chromosome 15, ilCydSple1.2, whole genome shotgun sequence window:
- the LOC134797781 gene encoding p53 and DNA damage-regulated protein 1: protein MNDQEKLFKYLESVEKLAEEILSDRREIVLLDKRRNQNREALRELSKSSQNKHWITVGSVLIKYNDKTTKELLEADQKQLNIDINKLRSELKVKVNNLRDLEMQPAVPGLMLVPMSQKETAAMSNAGLFSP, encoded by the coding sequence ATGAATGATCAAGAAAAACTGTTCAAGTACTTGGAAAGTGTGGAAAAACTAGCAGAGGAAATATTGAGTGACCGAAGAGAGATAGTATTATTAGATAAGCGAAGAAATCAAAACCGAGAGGCGCTGCGGGAGCTATCGAAGTCATCACAAAATAAACATTGGATCACCGTCGGATCAGTGCTTATCAAATACAACGATAAAACTACCAAGGAACTTCTAGAAGCAGATCAGAAGCAGCTGAATATTGATATTAATAAACTGCGAAGTGAATTGAAAGTGAAGGTGAACAATTTGAGAGATTTGGAGATGCAACCGGCAGTTCCTGGGCTCATGCTGGTGCCTATGTCGCAGAAGGAAACTGCTGCTATGTCAAATGCGGGACTTTTCTCACCCTAG